The genomic interval GTAGCTTAACAGCATTTAACCTTTCTGATCTTTCTTTTTTATCTATCTTTGGTTTTAGCCATTGCTTTTAGCTTTATGGCCTACCACCTAATATAAATCAGTTTAGTTTCATACCAAAATCAAATGATAACCCAGGTTATAATTACATTAGTACTTGTCTTTCTTAACGGTTTTTTTGTTGCTGCCGAATTTGCCATTGTAAAGATCAGAGCGTCACAGCTCGAACAAAAAGCACAGGACGGCAATGCAATGGCTATTTTATCAAAAAAAATTGTAGGGAACCTGGATGGATATCTTGCTGCTACCCAGTTTGGGATTACATTGGCTAGTTTGGGTTTGGGTTGGATAGGGGAGCCGGTTGTTTCCAAAATCCTGATAAGCGGAATGGAATTGGTAGGTATTAGCCTTGAACCCGAACTTGCGCATCAGATTGCTTTACCGGCTGCATTTGCTATTATTACTGTACTTCACATTGTTTTTGGTGAGCTTGCTCCAAAGTCAATAGCAATCCAGCGTCCTGAGGCCACAACTTTATTTTTATCATATCCTTTACATGGCTTTTACCTGGTTTTCAAGCCGGTTGTATGGTTGTTGAATGGTATTGCAACTTTCATTTTAAAAGGTGTTGGCATCACACCCACACATGGAAGCGAAGTACATAGCAGCGATGAATTGCGTTATCTGGTGCATCAGCAAAAGGAAAGCGGCATGATTGAAGCAGCTGATTACGATCTGATAAAAAATGCATTTAACTTTTCTGAACGTCTTGTTAAGCAGGTAATGATTCCGCGCCCGCAAGTGATTGGAATTGATATCAATGATTTTAATGAAACCAAACTTGAAAAAATCATTGAAGAAGGTTATTCAAGAATTCCGGTTTATGAAGATACCCTGGACCAGATTGTGGGTGTATTACATTTAAAGGACTTGCTTCTTCAGATGCGAAAAGGAAATGAAATTGTGTTGCAGGAATTAATCAGGCCTATTTCAACCGTTCACGAGTCTAAACCTATCGGTGCCTTATTGAGGGATTTTCAGGTAAACCGTCAGCAAATGGCCGTGATTATTGATGAATATGGCGGTGTTGATGGAATTATTACAATGGAAGATATTCTGGAAGAACTGGTTGGCGAAATTCAGGATGAATATGATAACGAAGTGCCGATTGTAAAAGATGAACATGATAACACTTACACCGTACTCGGATCAGCTTCCATTACAGATGTTAACGACAAATTACCTCACGATATTTCCACAGAAGGAGACTATGAAACTCTGGCTGGTTATCTGATCTGGAAATTTGGCCGGATTCCCGCAGTTGGTGAAAAACTTAAAACGAAACATTATGAATTCATTGTTTTGAAAAAGCAGCGCAGTACAATTACGCAGGTGAAAATTATTTCATTAGATAATAAGGAAGTCGTTTAAGATAAAAGTGCTCATAATTTCAAGCCTGATTATAAAGTTTAATTACGGTTTGCCTCATTTTTTTACCTGTTTTGCTTAATACAAAAGCAATTCCTTCTGCAATATCTGTTGTCGGAATCCATGTAGTAAAATCAGCTTCCGGCATTTCATTCCGGTTTGCAGGCGTATCTATGGTGCTGGGCACAATTACCGTCGCTGTAATATTTTGTGATTCACCCTCAGCATTGATCATTTCTGCCATTTGAAATAGCATCGATTTTGATAAGGCATAAGCGAAATTTCCTGCACCTTGTTTGGCAACTAAAGCCGGCCTTGCGCCAATAAACACAAACTGGCCTCCGCCTTGTAATTTAAATTGTGCCATGAGTGGTTTTACCAGGTGAAAAGCAGTGAAAAAATTAAGCTGAATCATCTTTTCAATATCCGCTGCATCAGTTTCTGCAATCTTTCCTGGTGCATAACCTCCTACTAAAAATATACCGGCCTGAACAGAACCGGTATATTTTATTGTATCAGCTATGAAAACCGAAGCAGCATCTTTATCCGTTAAATCAACAATTTGGGCATATACATCAGGAAATTCATTGAAAATATCAGTGCTGTGAGAACCGGTTGTTACAAACAAACGGTAGCCAAGACCTGAAAGTTTTTGTACAACATCTTTTCCCAGATTTCCTGATGCACCGGTGATAATGATGTTTTCCTGCATGTGTTTGAGATTAAACCTGTTCTAAAAAAAGAGTTGTCAATTTAAAAAAATGACAACTCTAAAATAACAATTTTTTATTAATTCAATGTTTTAATTAGCCGCCAGAAGTTCTATAAGGAATTTTCTAAATGGTTCTGCAAATTCCTTCCTTTTCAATGCAAATTCAACTGTTGTTTTAAGATAATCCAGTTTATCACCAATGTCATGACGTTTTCCTTCAATGCGGTGTGAAAAAATATTTTCACGTTTTAGTAAGAGAAGCATTGCATCAGTAAGCTGGATCTCATTGTTTTTTCCTTTTGGCGTTTGTTCAATGGTCCTGAAAATTTCCGGGGTCAAAATATAACGACCTGCTATGGCTAAGTTGGAAGGTGCCAGATCAATTGCTGGTTTTTCAATAAGCGTTGTCAGCTCCATAATTGTATCGCTTAATGTAGTCCCACCTACAATTCCATAGCGGTTTACTTTATTGGCAGGTACTTCTTCAACTGCAATAATAGAACCGCCATATTGTTCGTAGGCATCCATCAACTGTTGCGTAACCGGAATCACAGAATCCATAATAGTGTCGCCCAGCAATACTGCAAATGGTTCATTGCCAACATGATGTCGCGCATAATAAATTGCATCACCTAATCCATTAGCTTCTTTCTGGCGAACAAAATGAACATTGGCCATATCTGCCAGTCTACGCATTTCATTGAACCACATCAGATCCTCCTTTTCTTCCAGGCGGCTTTCCAGTTCTACATTACGGTCAAAATGATCCTCAATGGCGCGTTTTCCTTTTCCTGAAATAATTAATATATCTTCAATACCGGAGTCCACTGCTTCCTGTACTACATATTGAATAGTGGGAATGTCTATAATCGGCAGCATTTCCTTTGGCATTGATTTGGTCGCTGGCAGAAATCGGGTTCCAAGTCCGGCAGCAGGTATAACAGCTTTACGAATCATAAGTTTTGGCTATCAGCTATCGGCTGTCGGCTTTCATACCAACGGGTCCTTTAGCAATGTGAATGAATTAATTATCGGGCTTTGGCTTTGCAGTCCTAAGTAAAAGCGTTTAACCCTTGTTTGAATTTTTTATTTGACAGTAAAATAATGTTGCTTATCTCAATAAATTGACATCGAATTAAGAACTGATTGCTGAAAGCCGATTGCCGACGGCTTACACAATAAACGGCTTAATCACCCTCGCATTATGCTTTTTCAGCTCGACAAATAACTTATTGAGCATATCATCCCCATGATAAATTCCTATAATCGTGCCTCCT from Dyadobacter sp. NIV53 carries:
- the galU gene encoding UTP--glucose-1-phosphate uridylyltransferase GalU; protein product: MIRKAVIPAAGLGTRFLPATKSMPKEMLPIIDIPTIQYVVQEAVDSGIEDILIISGKGKRAIEDHFDRNVELESRLEEKEDLMWFNEMRRLADMANVHFVRQKEANGLGDAIYYARHHVGNEPFAVLLGDTIMDSVIPVTQQLMDAYEQYGGSIIAVEEVPANKVNRYGIVGGTTLSDTIMELTTLIEKPAIDLAPSNLAIAGRYILTPEIFRTIEQTPKGKNNEIQLTDAMLLLLKRENIFSHRIEGKRHDIGDKLDYLKTTVEFALKRKEFAEPFRKFLIELLAAN
- a CDS encoding hemolysin family protein; protein product: MITQVIITLVLVFLNGFFVAAEFAIVKIRASQLEQKAQDGNAMAILSKKIVGNLDGYLAATQFGITLASLGLGWIGEPVVSKILISGMELVGISLEPELAHQIALPAAFAIITVLHIVFGELAPKSIAIQRPEATTLFLSYPLHGFYLVFKPVVWLLNGIATFILKGVGITPTHGSEVHSSDELRYLVHQQKESGMIEAADYDLIKNAFNFSERLVKQVMIPRPQVIGIDINDFNETKLEKIIEEGYSRIPVYEDTLDQIVGVLHLKDLLLQMRKGNEIVLQELIRPISTVHESKPIGALLRDFQVNRQQMAVIIDEYGGVDGIITMEDILEELVGEIQDEYDNEVPIVKDEHDNTYTVLGSASITDVNDKLPHDISTEGDYETLAGYLIWKFGRIPAVGEKLKTKHYEFIVLKKQRSTITQVKIISLDNKEVV
- a CDS encoding SDR family NAD(P)-dependent oxidoreductase, with the protein product MQENIIITGASGNLGKDVVQKLSGLGYRLFVTTGSHSTDIFNEFPDVYAQIVDLTDKDAASVFIADTIKYTGSVQAGIFLVGGYAPGKIAETDAADIEKMIQLNFFTAFHLVKPLMAQFKLQGGGQFVFIGARPALVAKQGAGNFAYALSKSMLFQMAEMINAEGESQNITATVIVPSTIDTPANRNEMPEADFTTWIPTTDIAEGIAFVLSKTGKKMRQTVIKLYNQA